In the Desulfovibrio psychrotolerans genome, CCAACTCAAACGTCATATGGCGCACATCTTCCTGAAACTCCTCGCCGCATTCAAAGGCGGTTTCGTTTTCCGGGTGGTAATGCCAGCGCACGGTAACCGGCTTGCCCGTTTCCGCGGCTGCATCCAGCAGATCAAACAGATCCATGAATGTTTTGGAGCTGGAGCTGTTAAAATAGATAATCTCCAAGTCCAGCAGCATGGGCTGCGTGCCTGTATAGGCCAGATAATGCCGCAGCCATTGGAACACAGGCTCGTAGAACCGCGAGCAGTTTTCCGGGTATGATTCGCCGCGCATGCTCATGCTGTTGCTTGCGGGGTCAAAGTCTATGGCAGGCGATGATTTGGTCGCCGCCACATAAAAACGCGCCAGTGGTGTCATGGGGAATCCCCCTCCCTAAATATGTACCTTCACGGCAAAAAAGGATGTGGTGTCGTCTATCGGGTCAAACCGGTATTGCAGCGGGCGGCTGGCCTTGCGGGCCATTTCTATGAATCCCAGCCCTGCGCCGCACGAATCCTCGTCCGGCCCCTTGCGCCGCTGTTCCTTGTAGTAGGCCTTCAGTTCCTCGCGCGACATGCCGTTCACGGTATCTATCCGTTCGCGGATGCGCTGTTCGCGCTTGCGGCTCACGGGATTCCCGCACGCCACGTAGAACTGTTCCCCCGACCTTCCCACCATGATCTGCCCCACACCTATACACTCCGTGGCCGTGCAGGATTCGCGGGCGTAGCATATGACGTTCTGCATCTGCTCCACAAGCACGGAAAAAACCTTCTGCGCCAGCTGCATGCCGTTTTCTTCAAAGGCCATCTTGCGGCGCATCATATCGCCAATCCCTTCAACCACGCTCTGCGAGATGGGCCCGTTGAAATAGAGCACCACGCCTTCGCGGTTCATGGTCTCGTAGAACGAAAGCATATTCATCTCCATATATTCACACCGTAAAACCGAGAACCGTCACGTCATCGCGCCGGGTTTCGCGGCCCATATATTCCTTGAGGGTTGCTTCCAGCAGGGTACGCTGCCGCGCCAACGGCACGTTCCCGTTTTCCCGGATGAACGAAAGAAAACGCGACTTGCCGAAAGGCAGCCCGTTGGCCCCGCCCACCTGATCCGTCAGTCCGTCCGTAAGGCAGTAATACCGCGTGCCCGCCTGCAACGGCAGCACATGGTTTGTATACACATAGTCTTCCGGGGTGCGCACGTAGCCCACACCGCACCTATCGCCTCGAATCTCCACCCCTTCCCCGTCGCCGCCATGTATGCCCGCCGGCAGCATGAACAGCGAATGCCGCGCACCCGCAAAATGCAGCGTGCGGGCGGCTTCATCCACAAACAGCACGGTGCAGTCCATGCCGTCATCGGAAAGAGAGTTGGCCCGGTCCTGCGCAAGGGCTCCGCGTATGGCCCGGTTCATGGCGCCGATCACACCGGCGGGGTCGGCCCGCAGCGCGTCCGTATCCAGCCTTTCAAACAGGGAATGCACGATAAGTGTCATAAACGCACCGGGCACCCCGTGGCCCGTGCAGTCCACCACCGCCACAAAAAAACCGTCACGGGCGCGGCGCACCCAGTAGGCATCGCCTCCCACGGTATCCCTCTGGCTCCATAGCAGAAAATGCTCCGCAAACAGCTCGTGCAGGGTTGCCTCGGCAGGAAGAAACGCGTTCTGGATAACGCTGGCATACTCTATGGATTCATGCTGCCGCGCCTGCGCCTCGTTCAGGTTCCGCAACGCCCCGTTCAAGGCCTTCTGGCGGCTGTCTATGATGTGCCCTATCCAGAACAGGTTATGCCGCAGTGTCTGCAGGGCATCGTTGTCTGTGGGCTCCGGCGGCAGAGATTCAAAGGGCGTAAGATTGCCTTCGCGCATCTGCCCGCACAGGGCGTTCAGCTCTTTCACACTGCGCAGGGCGAGAATGTGGGCAAAAAAATGGGACAGCGGAATCAGCACAATAAACCCTGCCGCAATCCATCCCGCAAGCAGGTTGCCCAGCTGGGTATGGCTCATGCCCTCATGCAGCAGCAGAAGAACAAGGGGACACAGGATAAGGCACAGCGCAAGAATGATCTTCATCTTGGTAACAGTGCGCAGCCCTGCCGCATAATCGAGAATACGCGCGTACAGCCCTCCCGTTACACGGGACCCGGAAGAGTCAGACTTCATGCCTCCCCCTGGTGCCGCACGCGTTCTGCAGCCGCCACAGGACAATCCGGCAGGCAGTCCGGGCCGGGATACCGCTCCACACGATTGCGCCCGTTTTTCTTTGCGGCATACAGGGCCACATCCGCCCGCTTGAGCATGACCTCAAGATCCAGCCCCTTTTCCTGCCCGCTACCCGTGGTGCAGCCGATGCACACGGAAAAACGCACCGCAGCCTGCTCCACCAGCATAATATGGCGCTCCATGGCAAGGCGTATGCGTTCCGCCAGCAAGGCCGCCTCGCGGCAATCCGTTTCCGGCAGCAGCACGGCAAACTCCTCGCCGCCTATGCGGGCAGGCATATCATGCGCGCGCACCGCTCCGTTCAGCAGCGAGGCTATGTCGCGCAGCACCCTGTCGCCCACATCGTGCCCCCAAGTGTCATTGATGGATTTAAAGTGATCCGCATCAATGAGCAGAAGCGAAAAGGGCTTGCCCGTACGGCGCGAGCGCGAAAGCTCCTTGCGCGCCACCTCCATGAACTGCCTGCGGTTGTCCAGACCGGTCAGGGCGTCCGTACGCGCCATATGGTTCAGTTCATCGTTCAGCGAACTCAACTGGGCCTGCATGCGGTCTCCCATGGTCACCAGCCTGCGCGACTGCCTGAGCAGTTTGCGGGCCACATCCAGCAGGTCGCCAAACGGCTTCTCCGCCACGGTTCCCCGCAGCAGGGAAGAAAGCAGTTCCTCCGCCTGCTCAATGCATTCCTCTTCTTTCTGAAACATGCATTCCCCCGAAAATACTCCCGGAACATTCCCGAGCAATCTCGAAAATCCCGGCCTTGCTTGTGCGTCTCTTTGCCGCCTATCCCGGAAGGTATGTCTCCGGGCAGCCTCGGCAGCGTTCCCCCCTCTCATATTGAATATGATTTTCAAAATCAACAAGAAACTGGTTTGCTCCATAATCTTCTGCATGCGTAAGGCTCCTCCATGGGCACCGGCTGTCTTTCTCTACAGCACCCCCGCAGGATCAAGGATCAATCAGGCCCGATTATCCCCGGACTAGCTCGGGACTAACTCCGGACCAGCCCCGCTTTGCGCCTCTTCCCCGTGAAGCCACCAGCACGCGGGAGAGCTTTCCATTCCCTGCCCAGCGCAGAGGCACGCCCCCTCTGCCCGTACCGCGCAAAGGAAAAGGGACGGAAAAGCCAGCGGCCTTTCCGTCCCTGTGTGCATCGCGTCAGATAAGGGTCAGACGATCTTGTTCAGCGAATACTCGATTATGCCTTCGGCACCCGCTTCCACCAACTGGGGGATAAGGTCGCGCACTATGCTGCGGTCCACCACAATTTCCACGGCAAGCCAGTGGCTGTCCTTAAGCTGGGAAACCGTGGGCGAATTCAGCGAGGGCAAAAGCTCCAGAATGGCGTCCTGCTTGTCCCCCGGCACGTTCATCTTCAGGCCCACAAGGTCGTCGGCACGAAGCGCGCCCTGCAGCAGCAGGTCTATCTGCATAATCTTGCGGCGCTTCCACGGATCTTCCCATGTTTTCTTGTTGGCGATGAGCTGGGTATTGGTCACCAGCACATCGTCAATGATACGCAGCCCGTGGGCGCGGATGGTGGTGCCCGTTTCCGTCACCTCCACAATGGCGTCGGCAAGCCCCTCCACCACTTTGGCTTCCGTGGCACCCCACGAATAAAACACGTCCACGGGAATACCAAGGTCCGCGAAATACTTTTTGGTCACGCCCAGCAGTTCGGTGGCAATGCGCTTGCCTGCAAGGTCCTGCGGGGTCCGGAACGGAGCATCGCCCGCCACGGCAAGCACCCAGCGGGCAGGGCGGTTGGAAACCTTGGAATACACAAGGTCCGAAACCACGTGCACATCCGCGCCGGTTTCCAGCAGCCAGTCCTTACCTGTCAGGCCCACGTCCAGAATGCCGTCCTGTATGTAATGCGGAATTTCCTGCACGCGGCACAGCCGGGCGGTGATTTCCGGGTCGTTGATTTCCGGGAAATAGTTGCGGTGGTGCTGGCGCACCTTCCAGCCGCAGCGTTCAAAAAGGTTGAGCGTGGAATCCTGCAGCGAGCCTTTGGGTATGCCCAGCTTGATCTGGCGTTGCGTCTCGGACATTATTTATAGACCTCCTTGGGGTCGAAAACGAGCGGGGAGCAGACGGAAACCATACCGTCCTTGCGTTCGCGGTAAAAACAGCTTCTGTACCCTTTATGACAGGCCGCGCCGCCTATCTGATCCACGAGCAGCAAAATGGTGTCGCTGTCGCAGTCAAGCCGCACGGCCTTGATATGCTGGGTATGGCCCGATGTCCCGCCCTTATGCCACAGGGTACCCCGGCTGCGGCTCCAGTAGTGGGCCTCGCCGGTTTCCAGTGTCTTGTTCCACGATTCCTCGTTCATGTAGGCCATCATCAGCACCTCGCCTGTGGCGTGGTCCTGCGCAATGGCGGGTACAAGTCCGCCCGTTTTCGCAAAGTCCGGGGCGAAGTCAGAGGCTGCGACAGGGGTCATATCCGGGCTTTTTGCTGCCATATCCTCGATATCCTTACCGTAATCTCACCTCAGGCTGTCCGGCCGCACATCGTCGGGGTGCGGCGGCAAACACCGGTGTGGAAGGGGCGAAGTAGCGCGTTTATGCCTATTTTGCAAGCCGTGCCGCCTTCCGCAACGGCAATGTCGCTACCGTTTCGTCAAAACGTCAAGGTGCACACCTGCCAGATGCTCTATCTCCTCGCTCAGTGCCAGCGCCCAAGCAGCATCAGGCCCCCAGCAGGCAAGGCCGTGGCGTTCCAGATAAATTCCTTCGTGGTGCCGTGCGGCAAGTCCGGCGTCACGCGCCAGTGCATGGGTTCCGGGTTCGTTGTCGCGCACGCTGGTAAACTTGGCGCGGATGAGGTCTGATTCAAAGATAGGCAACCGCAGCATGTCCGCAACGGGTACATGCACCCCCAGCGCGAGCAACTTGGGCGGATGCGTGTGCACCACCGCCTGCGCCTGCGGCTGATTGCGGTAGATTTCAAGATGCATTCCCGCTTCGGAAGAGGGCTTCCCTCCTGCCACCGTCTCACCCGTGCGAATATTCACCATAGCCAGATCTCCCGGCTTCAGATTGCCCTTGGCGGAACCGGTGCAGGTTATCAGGCACATATCGTCCGCATTCCCGCCGGTCTGCCTACCGGTTTGCCCGGCCAACTGCTCACCGGTCTGCTCACCGGCCTGCTCACCAGCATGTCTGGGCGCATGACCGTCATGCCCCAGCCTGCCCAGCCGCATGGAGACGTTGCCGTTAAAGCCGGAAAGCAGCCCCCGTGACCACGCCCTGCGGCAGATATCCCGCAGTATATCCGCCTCACGCGAAGGAATACCCGCCCCCCACTCCTGACGTGTTTCCCGCGTACCAATGCGCTGAATGAACTCCGTTTTAATGTCTATGACAGGCGTGCCATCCACCACCTCAAGCGGAAAAACCCTGAGCAGATTGCGCTTTATCTCCAGAATGCGCACTTCATGCAGCCCCACGGGATTGGGCCGCGCAGGCGAACGGGTGTTAAACACGCCGCGTTTGGGCCTGCTGGCGTCGCCACGCGGGTGCACAGCAAGCACATCCCGGTCGGCAAGGTGCATCCATGTGAGCAGAGTTATGCTTTGGCCTTCCTCAAGCGTATCCAGCCCGTCCACATAGTCTTCGTCAATCTCCACCCACGCCTCAGGCGCGCCTTCGTCCCCCTGCTTGGGGCACTCTTCAAGGCGTTTGAGCGAGGAACTCACCCTGCCGATAATCCTGACATCCTTTTCCATACGTGCTCCGCGTGTAAGGGTAGCCATAACTGCATGGACTGGTATATAGATGGGAACGCCTTTAATTTGAAGGATTTTTTCAACTCGCCTCTTTCTGCGTTCTTTCTTCCTAATCATGTGCAGCAAGTTCTCGCCTGGCAGCCCTTTCACTGCCCTGCAAAACGCTTTTACCCGTTTAGCCCGTTGCCCCCTTCCGCGGGACCAGAAGGAGCCTAACATGAAAATAGGGGGAGCTTAGCACATGCCCAGCAACAAGGCTGATTTTTTCTCCACCATCCTCGAAACTCTATAATCATCTGTTCGCTTGACGAAGAAGCCTACGGGTGTATTCTAGAATAGATGGTAATAGCCCGCCTATCGCCGAGTGGTCATCCGATGAATATTGCCTGATTATACGCTCAGCGGATACCCTTTAGAATTTTCTCCGCAAGTTCCCGGCCTAGGCTCGGTGCGTTTGCTTCGAGGAAAAGGAGCGGGAAAACATGGTCGAAACCCGGATGAGGCAACATGCCAAAGATGTCCTGCATGGCCATTCAAAGGACCTTGAGCAGTTTAACCGCCATGATTTGAAAGCCCTGCTTCAAGAGGTCAGCGTCCTGCACGCCGAGTTGGAGGCCCAAAACGAAGAACTCAAGCTGGCAGAGCTTAAGGCCGAGATAAATCGCAAACGATATGCGGAACTCTACGAATTCTCACCTGTCGGGCATGTTACCACCGACATACAGGGACTGATCTTTGAGGCTAACAACACAGCGTGCGCCATGCTTGGCTGCCCACGCTTGGAACTCCTCGGCAAGGCCCTCAGCAGTTTCATGGACCGGCAGGACGCAGACAAACTGTACTTTAATATCCGGGAATCCCTAGGCGCAGGACGCACCTCTGAAATCGAGGTACGCCTCCTGTCCCGGCAGGGAGTCCGCCTTTCAGTCCTCCTCAAGAGCGCAGTCCGCATGGGTGAAGACGGCTCAACCATAGCCAATATGGCCCTCACCGACATTTCCTTGATGAAAACGACCACGGAGGCCCTAGCCCGCAGCGATGAGAGCTACCGTACTCTTTTCGAAAAGGCCGATGAGGGTATCATCATTCTCATAGGCTCGCGGTTGCGCCTGATGAATCCCCGTGCCGCTATGGTTCTGGGTTATTCTCAGGAAGCTCTTGCGGGGCGGTCGTTCATGGAGATCGTTCTCCCCAACGACAGGAAAGCCGTGGCCAAAGCCTACCGAACTGGAGAGCCTGGGGGCAGGCTGGTTTTCCGCATATCGTGCGGAGACAGACGGGTGAGGTGGATCGAAGCCCACGGTGCTTCCTTCTCCTGGGAGGAGTCGCCAGCCAGCCTGATCTTCCTGAATGACATTACCGGTCGCAAGGAGCTTGAGGACCAACTGCATCAGGCCAAGATTGCAGCCGATGCCGCCAACAGTGCAAAAAGCCAATTTCTGGCAAACATGAGCCACGAGATCCGCACCCCCATTGCCACCATTGTTGGCGTATCCGAGATGCTTCTGGACAGTCCCCTGCCCATGGAGGTGCGCGAAAACCTCCTGAGCATTCAGAACTCTGCGGAATCCCTGCTGCGCCTCATCGCTGACATCCTTGACCTTTCCAAGATTGAGGCCCGAAGGCTGGAGTTATGCCCTTTGGATTTCGATCTCCACGCAACTTTGCAAAAGATCACCAACTCCTTCGCGGTGGAGGCCCAGCGCCGAGGACTTGAGCTTGCTTTAAGGATAGATCCAAACTGCCCCCGTTTGTTGCATGGAGACCAAGGACGGCTGGATCAAGTTCTCCAAAACCTGCTGTGGAACGCTCTAAAGTTCACCCCTCAAGGCCGCATCGATCTAGAAGTTTCCAGGCTTCCGCATTCCGGCCCAGAGGTCATGCTCAACTTCATGGTTTCGGACACCGGCATCGGTATCGCCCCAGAAGACATTCCTGCGCTGTTTCTTGAGTTCACTCAGCTAGACAGCTCCATCGCCAAACAATTCGGGGGGTCCGGTCTGGGGCTGGCCATTTCCGAGCGCCTGATTAAACTGATGGGTGGAACCATCGGTGTGGAGAGTAACCCCAGACAAGGGAGCAGATTCCATTTCACATTGCTGTTCGGCACTCCCCAATCTGTAGACTCGATACAGGGCGAAGCTATGGCCGCGACCTCAGTCCGTGCCTTGCGTGTACTCGTGGCCGAGGACAGCGAACCGGTCCGCAAGGTCCTGCACCATTTTCTTACCAGGGCTGGTCATGCGGTGGTCGGCGTGAGAAACGGGCAGGAAGCCCTGGATGCGCTGGCCGCCGGGCCATTTGATTGCGTACTAATGGACGTGAACATGCCTGGCATGGACGGCATTGAAGCCACTCGTCGAATCCGGTCATCATCTTCCGGGCCCGTTAACTCACACACGCCCATTCTGGCGCTCACGGCGTATGCCATGGAAGGAGACAAAGAGCGGTTTCTCTCTGCTGGCATGGACGACTATCTCACAAAGCCGATTACCCGAAGCACGCTCTTGGCCGTAGTGTCCAAACTTGCGGCCCGCACTCTCCGGTCCCGGGCAATCTCTACGCAGCATACCCGCCGAGCGGTTGCGGGCCCGGCGTCCGTTGTGGAAGCCCCCTTGGACTTCAAAGAACTGCGCGAGTCCTTCCCGGAACAATTTCTGAGAGAACTCTTCAGGGTGACCTTAACTGCCCTTGAAACGCAGGTTGCAGACCTTGAGTACGGTCTTGCGCAGGGAAATCTCGACCAAGCAGCTTCAAGCGCGCATTCCTTGGTAGGCAGTTCCGGTCCCGTTCAGGCCCATCCCCTTTTGCGTTGCGCGCAAGAGATGCAACGTCACGCCGTTAACCGAAATCTGGCCTTGGCCAGACAGTGTCTGCCTCAGCTTCAGGCTGAGGCATCGCGGCTTACCGTTACACTGCGGTCCTTCCTGAACGATGGTGGTCAACGCGGTGTCCAGCCGCCTGCGTAGCTTACGTAGTAAACCTGTAGGGAGAAGCGCATGATCCGGGTGCTTATCGTTGATGACGAAGAAGTCATCTGTATGATGCTGACGGAACTGGTGCGTTCGGCAGGACACGAGGTCCGCGCCGTGCAGACTCTCGCGAAGGGACTGGATCTGGCCCGCCAAGAAGATTTTGACTTGGTATATCTGGACGTGGCCTTGCCCGACGGAAACGGACTCAACGCATTATCCCACTTCATGAATATGGAGTCCAATCCCGAAGTGATCATCATAACCGGAGCAAGTGATCCCAACGGCGCAGATCTGGCCATTCGCAGTGGGGCATGGGATTACATCGACAAGGGCCAGACTCCTCTGGAAATCCGTCATTCTCTCCGGCAGGCACTGGAGTACCGTGATAAAAAGATGAACCTCCTGCCAGCTAAGCGGGACCGAATTGTAGGCTCTAGTTCTAAGCTGACCCAGTGCATTCAGTTTATGGCCAAGGCTGCGAAAAGCAGCGCAAACGTCCTTATCTATGGAGAGACCGGCGTGGGCAAGGACCTCTTCGCCCACGCCCTACACGATAACAGCTCCCGGGCGAATAGGCCGTTTGTGGTCGTTGATTGTGCGGCACTCCAAGAGAGCATCGCCGGAAGTGAACTCTACGGACACCGTAAAGGTTCCTTTTCCGGGGCCACCGAAACTGTGCCGGGCCTTGTCCAACAGGCGCACGGCGGAACTTTGTTCCTAGACGAAATCGGCGAACTCGACCTGCAAACGCAAAAAAAGTTTCTACGTGTTCTTGAGAATCGAACCTTTCGTTCCTTGGGGGGATCGCATGAGCAGCACAGCGATTTTCGTCTCGTCTGCGCAAGCAACCGGGACCTCATGGCAATGGTTGCCAACGGTTTGTTCAGAGAGGACCTCCTATTCCGCGTTCGCGCCATCACCCTCGAACTCCCCCCTTTGCGGGAGCACCGCCAAGACCTGCCGGAACTTGTGGATTATTTTCTTGTGCGAATATGTCGCGGCAACAGGCTTCCCATAAAGTCTTTGTCCCCGGACCTGATGCAGATACTCCGCGAGCATTCCTGGCCCGGCAATGTCCGGGAATTGTCTCAGGTCATTGAGTCCATGGTGGCGGCAGCGCCCGCAGAGCATGTGCTCACACCGCGGCATCTGCCCACTGATATGCGCGCTCTTTTCGCCCGTTCCAAGGCAGCCGGATATGAGAACGTCGCAACATTCGCCCCCGGCCATACCGCCCCCGGCCCTTGGAAGGCGTTTCACGATAAGGCGTTGACCACGGCCGAAAAGACTTACTTCAGTGACCTGATGCGGTTTTGCTCTGGCGACTTCCAGCAGGCCAAAGCCATTTCCGGGCTTAGCCAAGCCCGCCTTTACAGCCTGTTGAAGAAGCACGGGCTGCGCACCAAGAGATAAACCCACTTCACCTCTTCATTTCCACTCCATCGGTTATTGAGAACCAAGAATTTCTTGCTTCATGATTCTCATAAAGCGGGAATACCGCCTTTTACGCTGAAAGGTATCTCGACATTGTCCATACATATCAGCAAATTGCCGAGGCAGCGCTTTGGGCACGAATATTGATATTACCCCTCGTGCGAGTCGTGCCACCAAAGCGCAGGGCGTGGACATTAATGAACTGACCTTCACATAAAGGTTAACCAAAAACAGAACAGGCACACCGCTACATTAAAGGAAAAGTAATACAGATGAAAAGAACAATGGTCTTCGTAACACTGATGACGGCAATCGCATCCCTGCTCTATCTGGGGGGCCACCTGTACGCATCCGAAGTGGATGACAACATCGTTAAGGCAGCGAAACAGTCCTATGTCTTCAAGCATTACCTCAAGGACGATAATGTGGACGTCAAATCCAACAATGGCGAAGTCACCTTGACCGGGACTGTTTCCGACGACGCATCAAGAGCCTTGGCTCGGGAGACAGTCGCCAGTCTGCCGGGAGTCAAGAGTGTCGACAATAAGCTGAACATAAAGGGAACGCCCCCAGAGGCTCATTCGGATGCATGGCTCATCACCAAAGTCAAGACAACCCTCCTGTTCCATCGGAACGTGAGCGGAGCCAAGACCGAAGTCTTGGCCAGCAATGGAACCATCACCCTGCGCGGCGAAGCCGTCAACTCGGCGCAAAGGGATCTGGCTAGCGAATACGCCCAAGATGTAGATGGCGTCAAAAACGTTAAGAACGAGATGACTGTGCAGGGCACCCCCGTAAAACCAGGAGAAGCCACTATGGGCGAGAAGCTGGACGCTGTTGGTGATTTGATTGACGACGCTTCGGTCACGGCTCTGGTCAAAATAACCCTGTTGTATCACCGCTCGACCAGCGCTCTCAACACCACTGTCTCTACCAAGGGCGGCGTGGTCACCCTTGGGGGTGAGGCCAAAAGTGATTCTGAAAAGTTTCTGGCAACCAAGCTCGCGAACGACGTACACGGCGTCAAGCAGGTGGTCAACAATATGACCGTCTTGGGTGCCAACTAACTCTGCGGCTCAGACGGTGGTGCTGAGATGCACGCCCTGACAAAGGAGCACGGAAATGTCCTTAGGAACAATTCTCCTCATCTTATTGATTCTATTTCTGCTGGGGGTCTTGCCGGTGTGGCCGCATAGTCGGTCGTGGGGATATGGCCCCAGCGGCATGGGGGGGGTAATTTTGATCGTCCTCGTAATCCTGGTCCTGACCGGAAGGCTCTAGCGGCCAGAGCCCATTCAGGGCTCTGGCTCTGAATACCCGGATCAGTTAAGCGCGGCCGGAGTAATTGCGAGGCCTTCTCCAGAAAGGCCAACCCCGCCGGAACCCCGGCACAGTCGTATCACCCTGTATTACAGGAGGAATAATGAACACCGTCATCAGGTCTCGCCTTATGGTTCATGTCACCTTTATAATGGTTCTTATCATGACCATGCTGGCCTTTGTCCCCAATGTGGAAGCCAGCTTTGTCCCAACGGCCCAGAGCAGTTCAGTGGAACAGGGTGCACAAGACATGACCTCAGTGCAAAATGCTCTGGAAAACAAGATGGTCACGGAGCGGCTGGCCGCCCTAGGGTATTCCCGGGATGAGATTGACACCCGCCTCGGGATGCTCTCAGACGGAGAACTTCACAGTCTGGCCTCTCAACTCGGGTCCTTGGACTCGGGTGGCAGCGTCTTGGGCTTGGTCGTTGTCATCCTCATCATCGTGACTTTGGGCCTCGTCATTTACAAGTTGACATAACTCGAAAATGACCGCCAACGAGTTCACTGGTAACCAACCTCTTTGCCAGAACCGTCTCAAACTCTGCCTGCGGGCGGTTCTGGCTTTTTTGGTAACGCTGGCCCTGACTTCCTGTGCCGCGGGTCTGCCTCTGGGATTTATGCCGCCATCGGATACCCAAACCATTGCAGACGTGCCCTTCCACGCTCAGGAAGATTACCAGTGCGGCCCGGCCTCTCTGGCCGGCGTGCTCAATTTCTTGGGCGATCCGGCCACGCCCGACCAAATTGCTCTGGCGGTGTACAGGCCAGAATTACGCGGCTCAGTGAGTCTGGACTTGGCGCTGTATCCCCGCAACAGAGGCTATTCATCGCGTTTCTGGCGGGGGACAGTTGAGGATATAATACGTAACGTGGATGCAGGCCGCCCCTTGGTGCTCATGCTTGATCTGGGCGTAGGCCCGGTGAGTACCTACCATTACCTAGTGGCTGTGGGCTACGCCCCGCAAGGACTCATTGCTAACACCGGCCGCAGGAAGCATGCGCTCCTGCCCTGGGCAGATGTCCTGCGAACGTGGGAACGGGCTGACAACTGGACACTTCTGGTGGAGTCCAAAACGCTATGAATCACACCACCCGCATTCAGCAACGGCCAGCCCCCATGTTTCTGGTCCTATGTCTGGCTCTGTGTCTTACCTTGGGACTGACCGCCTGCGCCATGCCTCGCATCACCATGCATCAGGATCCTCTGAGTCCGGCAGAGCACCTCAAACTTGGGTTGGCCTACGAGTCCGGCGGCAACCTACCCGAAGCCCTGCGCGAATATCAGGCGGCCATGC is a window encoding:
- a CDS encoding DUF3309 family protein, whose translation is MSLGTILLILLILFLLGVLPVWPHSRSWGYGPSGMGGVILIVLVILVLTGRL
- a CDS encoding C39 family peptidase, encoding MPPSDTQTIADVPFHAQEDYQCGPASLAGVLNFLGDPATPDQIALAVYRPELRGSVSLDLALYPRNRGYSSRFWRGTVEDIIRNVDAGRPLVLMLDLGVGPVSTYHYLVAVGYAPQGLIANTGRRKHALLPWADVLRTWERADNWTLLVESKTL
- a CDS encoding sigma-54-dependent transcriptional regulator, which produces MIRVLIVDDEEVICMMLTELVRSAGHEVRAVQTLAKGLDLARQEDFDLVYLDVALPDGNGLNALSHFMNMESNPEVIIITGASDPNGADLAIRSGAWDYIDKGQTPLEIRHSLRQALEYRDKKMNLLPAKRDRIVGSSSKLTQCIQFMAKAAKSSANVLIYGETGVGKDLFAHALHDNSSRANRPFVVVDCAALQESIAGSELYGHRKGSFSGATETVPGLVQQAHGGTLFLDEIGELDLQTQKKFLRVLENRTFRSLGGSHEQHSDFRLVCASNRDLMAMVANGLFREDLLFRVRAITLELPPLREHRQDLPELVDYFLVRICRGNRLPIKSLSPDLMQILREHSWPGNVRELSQVIESMVAAAPAEHVLTPRHLPTDMRALFARSKAAGYENVATFAPGHTAPGPWKAFHDKALTTAEKTYFSDLMRFCSGDFQQAKAISGLSQARLYSLLKKHGLRTKR
- a CDS encoding PA2779 family protein; this translates as MNTVIRSRLMVHVTFIMVLIMTMLAFVPNVEASFVPTAQSSSVEQGAQDMTSVQNALENKMVTERLAALGYSRDEIDTRLGMLSDGELHSLASQLGSLDSGGSVLGLVVVILIIVTLGLVIYKLT
- a CDS encoding BON domain-containing protein, which codes for MKRTMVFVTLMTAIASLLYLGGHLYASEVDDNIVKAAKQSYVFKHYLKDDNVDVKSNNGEVTLTGTVSDDASRALARETVASLPGVKSVDNKLNIKGTPPEAHSDAWLITKVKTTLLFHRNVSGAKTEVLASNGTITLRGEAVNSAQRDLASEYAQDVDGVKNVKNEMTVQGTPVKPGEATMGEKLDAVGDLIDDASVTALVKITLLYHRSTSALNTTVSTKGGVVTLGGEAKSDSEKFLATKLANDVHGVKQVVNNMTVLGAN